One region of Vitis vinifera cultivar Pinot Noir 40024 chromosome 1, ASM3070453v1 genomic DNA includes:
- the LOC100251278 gene encoding ceramide synthase 1 LOH3 isoform X3, which produces MKVRNLKKLGRILIFGKGGQQLDVGVDEKRKKLRKFKESAWKCVYFLSAELLALSVTYDEPWFTNTKYFWVGPGNQVWPDQQIKLKLKGLYMYCGGFYTYSIFALIFWETRRSDFGVSMGHHVATFILIVLSYIFRFARVGSVVLALHDASDVFLEVGKMSKYKGAETTASISFILFVLSWIVLRLIYYPFWILRSTSYEVILTLDKEKHAVEGPIYYYLFNTLLFCLLVLHIYWWVLMYRMLVKQVQARGQLSDDVRSDSEDEDEHED; this is translated from the exons AAATTGGGAAGAATACTGATTTTTGGAAAGGGTGGTCAGCAGCTAGATGTTGGGGTAgatgagaagagaaagaaattacGAAAGTTCAAGGAATCAGCATGGAAGtgtgtttattttctttcagcAGAGCTTCTAGCTCTATCTGTAACTTATGATGAGCCTTGGTTTACTaacacaaaatatttttgggtaGGGCCTGGTAATCAAGTCTGGCCTGACCAACAGATTAA GTTGAAATTGAAGGGTTTGTATATGTATTGTGGTGGATTCTACACATACTCCATATTTGCTTTGATTTTTTGGGAAACAAGGCGGTCTGATTTTGGAGTGTCAATGGGTCATCATGTGGCAACTTTTATTCTCATTGTGCTGTCTTACATATTCAG ATTCGCCCGTGTTGGTTCTGTTGTTTTAGCTCTTCATGATGCTAGTGATGTCTTTCTGGAGGTAGGGAAGATGTCCAAATACAAAGGTGCTGAAACCACTGCAAGCatctctttcattctttttgttttgtcttGGATCGTACTTCGCCTAATTTACTATCCATTCTGGATCCTTCGGAGCACAAG CTATGAAGTTATCCTGACCTTGGACAAGGAAAAGCATGCAGTGGAAGGaccaatttattattatttgttcaatactcTTCTATTCTGCTTGCTTGTTCTTCACATTTATTGGTGGGTGTTGATGTATCGGATGCTTGTTAAACAAGTCCAAGCAAGAGGCCAACTTAGTGATGATGTTAGATCTG ACtctgaagatgaagatgaacaTGAAGATTGA